Part of the Woronichinia naegeliana WA131 genome, TGCCCGTCGGATGCAGGTGGCTCGGCCAGAATTACAACATCAGGTGATGATCGAAGCTGTAGAAAACCATATGCCAGAGGTGATCGTCATTGATGAAATTGGCACAGAATTAGAAGCCCTAGCCGCCCGTACTATTGCCGAAAGAGGAGTTCAATTGGTCGGTACAGCGCACGGCAATCGCTTAGAAAATTTAATTAAAAATCCGACCCTATCTGATTTGGTCGGCGGTATTCAGGCCGTAACCCTAGGGGATGAAGAAGCCCGTCGTCGTGGTTCCCAAAAAACGGTTTTAGAACGAAAAGCTCCCCCCACTTTTGCGATCGCGGTAGAAATGTTAGAACGTCAACGCTGGGTAGTTCATCCTGAAGTAGCTCAAACCATTGATATGTTGCTGCGGGGTAAGGAACCCAGTCTGCAAGTGCGAACGGTGGATGAACAGGGCCAGGTAGAAATTACTCAGGAAACCCCGCAAACGCCGTCCCCGCAAACGGTGATACCAACCCAAACCCTGCAAAGTGTTCCTCGACCCACAGGATGGCGAGCCTCAGGGCGAATGGTGCCGCTCTCACCGTTATCCGATAGTCTTAATCAACCCGAGTTTGAGCAACTTCTAGAACAGTCCTGGCCACAACCGGAGCCGGTGAATGAGTTACGACCGATGTCTGCGTTGTCGGGAGAAGATGCGCCTGTTTATGTGTATCCCTATGGTATTAGCCGTTCTCAAATTGAACAGGTGATCGAAGTTCTCAACCTACCGATTATCTTAACCAAGGAACTGCAAAATGCCGATGCTGTCATTGCGCTACGTTCCCAGGTGAAAACCCATTCTAAATTGCGCCAGGTGGCGAAGGGTCGTCATATTCCGATCTATGGTATTAAGTCCAATACGATTCCCCAAATTAGCCGTATTCTGCAACGGATTTTAGGCATGGATGATACTAATACTTCGGAAAGTACTGATCTCAGGTTATTTTCTCGTAGTGGTAGCGATGATGAGTTGGAAGCGTTGGAAGAGGCTCGTCTGGCTGTGGAACAAATTGTTATTCCTACTGGCCAACCCGTTGAGTTATTGCCGCGATCGGGTAAGGTACGAAAAATGCAGCATGAATTAGTGGAACATTATCGTTTGCATTCCGATAGTTTTGGGGAGGAACCGAATCGGCGATTACGCATTTATCCTGCTTAATCTCAAGTTTTAGCAAAATTGAGTTAGAAACAGCTAATGTTATTTAATCCTTAAAGTTTATTTTTGAATAAAAATCTATGCACACTTCGGTAGTGATTCGATAGTAGTGGTGGTCTAAAGAGCACATAGAGCAAAGCTCATGTAGAATATCAACTAATATAAATATTTGTCAAGTCTAGCCCCTAAATTAACTTTTTTATGACTCCCCTTTTTGCAGTCTTCTTTCTTCTTTTCTTCTGTAAGTTTGCCGCCTGTTTACCGACAATGTGCTGTGCTCTAAATCAGGTGGTCAGATCGAGATTGAGGCTATTTTGCAGGAGTTCTTGCAGCGTGTTGATCGGAGCGTGAGCAAAATACTGGCGTTGAAATAGTTCTTCGGCGATCGCGGCTAAAAAGAACGGAATTTGGCTAACATCCGAGGGGACAGTCGGGGCAAAAAATTGCAATAGTCCCTGTTGTTCTTGCCAGGGAAAGCCTAGCGACTGAAGTAGAACCAAACCACGCCGACAATTCGCCTCACTCAATCCGAGCCTTTGCTGAAAACTTTCGAGACTGATTTTTCCCTGTTGTTGACTCAGGACTTTGGCCAAACCAATTAACTGATCGAGAATTTGTTCAGGAGATTGTTCAGGGACTTGATAGGCCAACGCTAAAACTTGTTCATTGGTCTTTCCCTTGAGATCGGCTTGGCTTTGGGCAGTTCGATAAACTCGCTGTAATTCTGGCCAATCCCTGGGACAGTGTTCTAGGATATGCATGTTCGTTGAATAGTTTAAATTGGAATGATCCTGTCGCCAATCTAATAAAGCGGGAGCAGTTGGCAAGGTAGAAGAATCTGGATTCTGACTTAAACGCAGATCCATTAAACGCACTTCGTAGCGATCGTGATAGGCATTAAAATCCAATTCCACCACCACGTCACAGGCCTGATCGACAGGAATTTCATCTTTATTATGACCCCACCAAATGCCTGGAAAACCTTCGGTTACGGTGTCATCCAACAGCAAAAATGTGGTTTTAAGATATTGTACTTTATTCCCTTTGGCATCCTGCATATTTTTGTTCCAAACCTTTTGAAAAGTGCAGTGATTTAACCTTAATTTGGGAACTGGATTACCCATCCCACAGGGTTCTAACAAGCGCAATTCTCGAAACAAGGCTTTACCCAATTGGGCCACCGTGACAGTAACATCAATTTCCAGTTGCGATCGCAAATAATGGCTATCAGGATAACTTTGCCGAAACTGTTGATTAATGGCTTCTCGAAATAATGACAAATTCTCTACCGGCAAACTCAAACCCGCCGCAAAAGGATGACCACCAAAACCCGTTATTAAATGCTGTTGGGATTTCAGCAATTCATATAAATTAATGCCGCGCACTGAACGGGCTGATCCGCGCAGTAGAGAACCACTCTGAGTCAGTAAAAGGGTTGGTCTGCCATAATCCTGGGCAATTTGACTGGCCACTAATCCTAATACGCCCCCTGGCCATTGGCGATCAGCTAAGACAATTACGCCCGTTGTAGATAAGTCCAGACGCTCCAGTTGTTGATTGACTTCGGCTGCGACTGTTTTCTGAAGAGCTTTACGACGAGTATTGGCTAATTCCGTTTCTTCGGCTAATTGTTGACAGCGTTGATCATCACGACTGGTTAATAATTCCACCGCAAAAGTCGCGTCGCCTTGAATACGACTAATGGCATTAATTCTGGGGCCAATCCCAAAGGAAATATCAGTGGGGCGATCGCCATTTTTTTGACACAATTTTAATAAGGCGGCAATGCCTGGACGGGTGGTTTGTTTAAGTTGTTTTTGTAGTTTTTGAATCCCTTTTTGCGCTAAATAACGACAGTCCCCTTGTAATTGCACCAGGTCAGCAATTAAACCGATCGCCACTAAATCTAATAAATCGGTGATCGGCGATCGGGGAATATCCGGTAAAGTCTCATAGAGAGCTTCCATGAGCTTATAAGCCACTGCTACCCCTGAGAGGTGATAGAGAGGATGATCTTCTGCAAAATACCGAGGATTAATGATGGCCAGAACGGGCGGACGTTGATCCGGTAACGTATGATGATCGGTAATAATAATGTCTAATCCTAAGGCTTGGGCATATTCAATTTCGGCTAAATTAGTGCTACCCGTATCACAGGTAATAATTAATTTTGTTCCCGATACCCTTAATTTTTCTAATTGGGGAATATTCAAACCATGAGATTCGGTTAAACGGTTAGGAATATAAAAGCTTAATTGCTCTCCTGGAGAGAAAAATTCCCCTAAGCCTTCCCATAAAACACTGGTTGCAGTAATACCATCGGCATCAAAATCGCCCCAAATAGTTACTTTTTCCCTGGCTTCCCTGGCTTTTTTAAGACGTTGTACGGCCCATTTCATTTCCTGCCCAAAGACAAAGGGACTGGTCGGATGATAGCGATCGCTGTCAATAAAGGGTAAGAGTTTAGCAATGGTATTAATGCCCCGTTGCCAAAGTAATTGGGCGGCAATTTGACCGTCAGAATCGGGACAAAAAGTTTTTACGGCTTTTAGAAAATCGACAGGAATTGATGTAGGGGGGCGAACTTGCCATTGGGGCTGGGGCATAAATTAAAAATAGTTTAAATAATTACAGGCGATCGCTTTTGAATTTCGGGTTACAATTACATAGATAACGATAATAACGATAATGGCACTTTCAATATCAGTCAAATAGGGGTATCATTATGACCATTAACCGAGTTAAAACCCAGTGGCAGTATTTAGAAACACGTCCCCACGCCTGGCGACGACAACTATACGTTAAAAACACCAGAATTAAGGCTTTTGATATTTGGTCAGATATGATCATTAACGAGATGACTGTCCAGGAAGCTGCTCTTAACTGGGAATTATCCCTGGCAGCTATCGGTGAAATCATTGATTACTGTGAGACCCATCAGACCTTATTGCAACAGGAAGCAGAACAGGAACGCTATCTTTTAGAAGCAAAGGGGATTAGCCTTGAGCCTAAAATTATTGTTAGATGAGGATTCTCAAGCCCAGCTTCTAGTCAAATTACTAATGGCTGCGGGTCATGATATATTAACCATTAACAAAGTTAACATGGCTGGTTCTTCAGATGAGGTTGTCCTTGACTATGCCAGACAAATAAACCGTATCCTGCTCACTCATAATTGTAATGATTTTGAATCGTTACACCAAATTAACCCAAAACATTCGGGGATTATAGCAGTTTATCGTAGTTCAAACCCATCAAAAAATATGAACTTTAAAGGCATTGTTAGAGCGATCGCTAACTTGGAAGCATCTAAGCTTACAATTGCCAATCAGTTCATTGTGCTTAATCAATGGAGTTATTAAGGGTAATCGCTAAAGGCTGACTTTGAAGATGATGAGGCTGAAAACAGAGCCAGTTATTTTTAATAATACTTAAAGACTATCTGCAAAATGAGCCGGAACAAACACTTCTAAAACTTTAGGAATTACTGCAAAATTAGCGGGTGTGTGGGTAATAAGCTCACCATCAGTATTAATTTTACGAGAGCGACGGGTAGTGATTTCTAACCTTTCAGCTTGTAACGTTCTTACCCAGGGAAGCAGTTGTTGTCGTCCCTGGGGTAAATGCAATAAAAGATGAAAAATTTGCCACCAATGACGCAATTCTAAACTATATAAATCCAAACGTTGATCATCAATGGTTGCATCGGCCGCGATCGCCATTCCACCGCCATAATAACGACCATTGCCCACCGCAATTTGAATGGTTTTGACCGTCACTGTTTGACCATTGGCCTGAATAGTGGCATGAAAAGGTCGCATTTGGGTTAAAACCTGTAGGGCGGTTAGAGCATAGGCCAAAATTCCCCAACGTCGTTTAGCTCCCCTGGTCAGTTTTTGGGTAATCTCAACACTAATGCCTAAACTAGCGACATTAAAAAAATAATTGTCATTGACTTGCCCTAAATCGATCGCCTTCCGATGACCCTGAGCAATTACCTGACAAGCCTCCGCGATCGCGTTGGGAATATTGAGAGTACGGGCTAAATCATTGGCCGTTCCCAAGGGTAAAATACCAAGGGGTAAATGATGTTCGACCAAACTATTGACCACACTGTTAAGAGTGCCATCCCCTCCCCCCACAATAACTAGATCAATAGAATCCGCATAATGATTAATAAAATCTGCGGAAGATTTTGCGGCCTTAACCGGAACCGTAATTAACTCAAAATCTAAATCATCGAGCAAATCAATTGCCTGAGCAAAAGCTTGTTTTCCACGACGAGCGTGACGATTAATTAACAATAAAGCCCGTCTCGTCATAACCCAGTCCTGCCCGTCTAAACCTTTCTAAAACTGTAAATAGTGCATTAACTGAACTGTCGTTTCCATCGGTAAACCCAGACGACGCTGAAAATCCACTAAGTTCTGGAACTGGCCATGACGTTCCCGTTCTAGCAACAGTCCTTCTGCTAATCCTAGATCAATAAAGGGGATTTTAATCAATTGTTCCAGGGTTGCCTGATTAATATTAAGACGCTGGGGAGCCAGTAAGCTTTCTGGATCATAGAAACTAAAGGATAGAATACCAGTTAACGGTTGTAATCTTTGTAGAGGAATATTCAGAGCCGCCGCCAAATCCGCCACTGAACAAAATTGCATTCCCATACCATTTAATTCCACCAAATTTCTGGCTTGATGGATAGAAATGCCCGGTAATCGTAACCATTCATCCACCTTGGCCTGATTTACTTCAATTTTAATCCCCAATTCTACCGCGATCGCCACTTCTTCGAGGGATTGGAAGCGATAAAATGGATCATTCAGAATTCGACGTTTCAAAGACTGTCGCCGCAGATTAATCATAATCATCTCAAGAAAAATCCTGTTGATAACTCTAGGTGCTGACAGTGAGGAGTTTATAGATCGCCAATAGATCTAAACCATGCGGTCAATCAGTTGACGACGCTTTTGCTCAAATTCATACTCTGATACTAAACCTTCCTGGCGTAATTGCTCTAATTGCCTTAAGGATTCGGCGATCGTGCTGACGGAAGTGGCATTAACCGCATTAATCGTCCCGTTTTGGCGCGGTGTATTAAGATTTAAGCCATTAAATTGCTGTGCAAAAGCGGCCTCGCCCTGGACTAAATACCAGACAGCATCAATAGCACAGGCAATACGAGGAATGGGAGTGTGCCACAGTAACAAGTAAATGCCGCCCCAAAGAGGCTGACCGAGATAAAATTTATGCAGTCCAGCAATCGGCCAGGGCAAAACCGTCGAAAGCAAGGCCAGGGCGATCGCCAGTTTACGTTTTTTAGGGTGACGGGTCAGTTGCTCAAAGAGAGACATAGACGACTTAGGCTAATTGGCTAAAAATTACTTAGAATTTAAGAAGTGGCCAGGATCGCTCTTGGCGGCCAAGACCGATAGATCGATACGGAAAACCGTATTTTACGATAACTTGCTTCTATTTTAGAATACAGAGGTGAGCATTGAGAAAACCCTTATTCAATTATCTCTTTTTGGGGAAAGCAGGACTACTATGGGATTTTTTGATTCGGAAGTCGTTCAACATGAAGCCAAACAACTGTTTGAAGATTATCAATCCCTGATGCAGTTAGGGGGTGAATATGGCAAATTTGATCGAGAGGGAAAAATTATTTTTATTGATAAAATGGAAGAATTGATGGATCGCTACAAAATTTTCATGAAACGCTTTGAGCTTTCTGAAGACTTTATGGCAAAAATGACGGTTGAGCAGTTAAAAACCCAGCTAGGTCAATTTGGTATTACCCCTCAACAGATGTTTGATCAAATGCAAGTTACCCTAGAAAGAATGAAGTCGGAAATTAGTTACTGAAATGCGGGGATTTTCCCTTGAGATTAACGGTATCTTGGCTAAACCTAGACTAAAATTATCTATTAATATTCTCTCAATTTTTTGGTTATAATGCCCTACGATTTTGCCATTATTGGCGGCGGAATTGTTGGCCTATCGACAGGATTATTCCTGGGTCAGCGTTTTCCCAATGCTAAAATTATTATCTTAGAAAAAGAAAGTCGATTAGCCTACCACCAAACTGGCCATAATAGTGGGGTCATTCACTCTGGTATTTATTACAAACCAGGCAGTTTTAAGGCAACATTTACCAAGTCAGGGAATCAGTCGATGGTGGACTTTTGTCAAACCCAGGCCATTCCCTACGATGTTTGTGGTAAAGTCATTGTGGCCACCCAGCAAAAAGAATTACCTCTCCTCGAAAATCTTTATCAACGGGGTCTGCAAAATGGTTTACCCGTTAAAAAGTTAAGCGCGGCAGCAGTCAAGGAACGCGAACCCCATGTGCGTTGTTTAGCTGGAATTTTAGTACCCACTGCCGGTATTACCAACTATCAAAAAGTTTGTCAGAAATATGGTGAATTGATTCAAGCTCAGGGCGGAGAGATTTTTCTTAATACTCAAGTCACTGGAATAATTCGTCAAGCCCAAGGTGATGCTAATTTTATTTTAGAAACCCATCAAAATCCCGTTGCTGCCAATTTTGTGATCAACTGTGCTGGCTTACAAAGCGATCGCGTTGCTCAGTTAGCAGGGGAAAATCCAGATGCAAAAATTGTTCCTTTTCGGGGAGAATACTATGAACTAAAACCTGAAAAACGCTATTTAGTTAAAAATTTAATTTATCCCGTTCCTAATCCTGATTTTCCCTTTTTAGGTGTCCATTTTACCCGTATGATTGATGGCAGTATTCATGCCGGCCCTAACGCGGTTTTAAGCTTGAAACGAGAAGGGTATCAAAAAACGGATTTTGATTGGCGCGATTTCAGTGACGTGATCACCTATCCAGGATTTTGGACGTTAGCCAGTCGGCATTGGCAAGAAGGACTACAAGAAATTATTCGTTCCTTTAGCAAAGCAGCCTTTGTCCACAGTTTACAGCAATTAATTCCCGAAGTAACGGCGGATGATATTATCCCGAATCCGGCTGGAATTCGCGCCCAGGCTTTGAAAAAGAATGGTCAATTGGTGGAAGATTTTCTGATCATTGAAGGGGAAAAAATGCTGCAAGTTTGTAACGCGCCTTCCCCCGCTGCCACCGCTTCTCTCGAAATTGGTAAGGCGATCGCCGAAAAAGTAGCAAGGCTTAACTAGTTGTAAGGAGCAGAATGTTAAACTATACCCACAAAAAAATTAGGGGTAGATAGAAGATGTTGATTTTAGCGGGAGATATCGGCGGAACCAATACCCGTTTATCAAAGAAATGGGTTTAAAACCCCGTCCTTTTAGGACGGCTTTAGTTGGTTTTGAATATATTGCTTAAGGACTTCAAGAGGTGCGCCACCAACACTGGAAACAAAATAGGAAGGACTCCACCGAGCCTCTTTGCCATAAGGTTTTTGGAATCCAGATTGACCGTAGCGACGACTAGAAACCCCCTTGAGCGCATTTACCATCTGAGAGATGGAGAGTTTTGGCAGAAATTCAATAAGCGCGTGAACGTGGTCAGATTCGCCATTAAATTCAAGAATTTGAAAATCCATTTTCTTGGCAACCTCTCCAAAGGATTTTTCTATAACAGCAAGACTTTCTAATGTCAAAATGGCTCTACGGTATTTAGTCACACAGACTAAGTGAACCTTAAGACTGGAAACACTATGACGCTCCCTTCGTAATTGGGTTGTCATTTTCATACAGACCAACTAAAATGTAGTTGCAGACCAATTCTAGCACGGTAAATGAAAGCAAGGTATCAATTCAGATTTTACCCAACTGACCAACAAATACGGGACTTATCCCGATTATTTGGTTGCGTTCGCGTAGTCTGGAACGATGCTTTGGCGGCTTGTAAAGGTTCTGAAAAACTGCCATCCTATAATCAACTTTCCAGTCTGCTAACCCAATCCAAGCAAACAGAAGAAAGGGTGTGGTTGACAGAAGTATCGGCGGTTCCCCTACAGCAATCGGTTAGGAATCTAAATGTAGCCTATCAGAACTTTTTCAATTCCGTTAACGGAAAAAGAAAAGGAAAGAAAATTAATCCGCCAAGATTTAAAAGTCGAAAATCAAAGCAGTCTGCTACTTTTACTAATGTAGGCTTCTCTATTAAAGGAGAAAAAGTTTACTTGGCAAAAATAGGCTACCTAGATGTGATGTGGAGTCGCCCACTACCCTCAGAACCTTCCAGTGTCACTGTAATTAAAGATGCGGCGGGTCGGTACTTTCTTAGCTTCGTTGTAGAGATTAATCCTGAAAAGTTACCCGACAATGGTAAATCTGTAGGGATTGATTTGGGTATAACTGATTTTGCTACTTTAGATAACGGAGAAAAAATCAAGTCTCCTAAACCACTCAAAAAGCGATTTAAGAAATTAAGAAAAGCTCAACGTAATTTGTCTCGTAAGCAAAAAGGGAGTAAAAGACGTGAAAAAGCACGATTGAAAGTAGCTAAACTTCACGCAAAAATCAAAGATATTCGTACCGACTTTTTGCATAAAGTATCCACTAGGCTCATTCGTGAAAACCAAACGATTGTGCTAGAGGATTTAAACACATCGGGAATGCTTAAAAATCGTAAGTTGTCTCGTGCAATTTCTGATTTAGGTTGGCGTAGCTTTAGGGATATGTTAAAGGCTAAATCAGAGAGGTATGGGCGTGATTTTAGGGTAATTTCTCGTTGGGAACCGACTACTCAAAAATGTTCTTGTTGTGGTCAAATTGGCGGCAAAAAAGAACTTTCTGTCAGGGAATGGACTTGTCTTTTCTGTGGAGAAACCCACGATAGAGATGTCAATGCTGCCAAGAATATTAAGGTCGCGGGAGGGCTTTCCGAGACTCGAAATGGACACAGAGGACGGCGTAAATCTAGCTTGCTAGTTGCTTCCGATGAAGTGTCAACCCGCCTATTACCCATTCAGTTAAATCTATTTGGGTAGATAGGAATCACCGTCGCTTCAGCGCGGTGAGGATGTCAAGTTTAACAGAAGTTAGTGCAGGGCGAACGCATCTTATTTTTGAAAGTTAGGCTGGATAAGGGTTTCCGAGATCATGATTGATTTTTTATGAAACGCTGAAAGTCTTATCAGATAAGGAGTCTAGAATTTAGATGCGTTTGCCCTGGAAGTTAGTGAGTATCATGTAACATGGTTTAATTAGTACGCAAAAGTAGGCTTCTAGGGGTTACTCTGTCTATCCATGTAAAGTTTTATTACAGGATTCAACATTTCTGAATCGCAGCAGAACTGGCATAAATCGGTACAATAACAGGAATACTTGTTTGCCAAACGAATGAAAACCCTACATCTGCAACTGAAGGAAAGCGATCGCCGCACGGTAGAGCTACGTTATCAAAGCGGTTCGGGCTACACAAGCCAGATATTGAACCTGGCAGAAATTCAGGAATTGTTAGAAGCGGAAAGGGTGAACTATACCGAGAAAAATCCGCGCTTGGTAGAATTTGGGCAACGGTTATTTAATTGGTTAGACGGATCGGGACGCTGGTTAAGTCGCTTAATTGACAGTCAAAGCGATCGCCTGATTGTCTTGGCCATTGATTGTAGTCAGGGGTTAGCGGTATTGCCCTGGGAAACGTTGCACGATGGGCGACAATTTTTGATTGATGGGGTAAATCCGACAATTGTGCCAGTGCGTTGGGTTGCTAAAAAGGAGAATTTACCCACTGAGAATTTACCTGAACGGCCTTTGCAGGTGTTATTTATGGCGACGGCTCCAGAAGATGTGGAACCTGTGCTGGCTTTTGAAGTGGAAGAAAGTTTGATTTTGCAGGCCACCGCAGGCATGGGTTTGGATTTACGGGTGGAAGAAAGTGGTTGTTTAACGGAATTAAAGGCTTTGTGGGGACGATTAGGGGGAAATTTTGATGTTTTTCATCTATCGGGTCATGCGGGGATTTCTTCAGGGGAAAAGGTCGAGCCTGTTTTTATTACGGAGAGCGAAACGGGGGAATGTGTTTATGCCACTGCCCAGGATTTAGCCCAGGTTTTTCAGCCGCGTTTTCCAGTATTGATCTTTTTGTCGGGTTGTCGCACGGGTCAGGGCAAGGCCAATCAAGCTGAAACGGCGGTCAGTTCGATGGCGGAGCAGTTAATTCAGCAGGGTGCGATCGCGGTTTTGGGTTGGGGTTTACCCGTTTTTGATCGTACTGCCATTTTAGCGGCGATGGCTCTCTATCAAGGTTTGGCAGAAGGGCGGCTCTTACCAGAGGCGTTGGCTTTGACCTATACGGCTTTACGTCAGCAAAAGGTGACGGATTGGCATTTGTTGCGGTTATATGTGCGGGGGAATGGTATCGGGGCCTTAGTGGCTCCCCCTGGGGATATTGTCTATGAGCGATCGCAGCCCCAGCAATTATTTCTTGATCCCCTTACTCAACAGGTCAGGGTAGCGGCTCCCGATGAGTTTGTGGGACGACGACGCATTTTACAAGCGGGTTTACGGCAGTTACGCAAAGATCGCGGTTTATTGCTCTATGGTCTGGGCGGTGTGGGCAAAAGTACGATCGCGGCGCGGTTATTGGAACGGTTACGCGGTTATGAGCGGTTAGTCATTCATCGCGGTTTGGATGAGGACAAGTTAATCAGTTTATTGTCCCAGTATTCCCAAACGGAGACGGGGCAAGGCATTTTGTCGGAAAAGTTACCGCTTCGCCAACGGTTAAGCAAGTTTTTAAAGTCGGGCTTAAATCAACCGAGGGAGCAGTTAATTTTTGTT contains:
- a CDS encoding DUF1825 family protein is translated as MGFFDSEVVQHEAKQLFEDYQSLMQLGGEYGKFDREGKIIFIDKMEELMDRYKIFMKRFELSEDFMAKMTVEQLKTQLGQFGITPQQMFDQMQVTLERMKSEISY
- a CDS encoding transposase, which gives rise to MKARYQFRFYPTDQQIRDLSRLFGCVRVVWNDALAACKGSEKLPSYNQLSSLLTQSKQTEERVWLTEVSAVPLQQSVRNLNVAYQNFFNSVNGKRKGKKINPPRFKSRKSKQSATFTNVGFSIKGEKVYLAKIGYLDVMWSRPLPSEPSSVTVIKDAAGRYFLSFVVEINPEKLPDNGKSVGIDLGITDFATLDNGEKIKSPKPLKKRFKKLRKAQRNLSRKQKGSKRREKARLKVAKLHAKIKDIRTDFLHKVSTRLIRENQTIVLEDLNTSGMLKNRKLSRAISDLGWRSFRDMLKAKSERYGRDFRVISRWEPTTQKCSCCGQIGGKKELSVREWTCLFCGETHDRDVNAAKNIKVAGGLSETRNGHRGRRKSSLLVASDEVSTRLLPIQLNLFG
- the tnpA gene encoding IS200/IS605 family transposase is translated as MTTQLRRERHSVSSLKVHLVCVTKYRRAILTLESLAVIEKSFGEVAKKMDFQILEFNGESDHVHALIEFLPKLSISQMVNALKGVSSRRYGQSGFQKPYGKEARWSPSYFVSSVGGAPLEVLKQYIQNQLKPS
- a CDS encoding DUF5615 family PIN-like protein translates to MSLKLLLDEDSQAQLLVKLLMAAGHDILTINKVNMAGSSDEVVLDYARQINRILLTHNCNDFESLHQINPKHSGIIAVYRSSNPSKNMNFKGIVRAIANLEASKLTIANQFIVLNQWSY
- the recJ gene encoding single-stranded-DNA-specific exonuclease RecJ, with amino-acid sequence MPQPQWQVRPPTSIPVDFLKAVKTFCPDSDGQIAAQLLWQRGINTIAKLLPFIDSDRYHPTSPFVFGQEMKWAVQRLKKAREAREKVTIWGDFDADGITATSVLWEGLGEFFSPGEQLSFYIPNRLTESHGLNIPQLEKLRVSGTKLIITCDTGSTNLAEIEYAQALGLDIIITDHHTLPDQRPPVLAIINPRYFAEDHPLYHLSGVAVAYKLMEALYETLPDIPRSPITDLLDLVAIGLIADLVQLQGDCRYLAQKGIQKLQKQLKQTTRPGIAALLKLCQKNGDRPTDISFGIGPRINAISRIQGDATFAVELLTSRDDQRCQQLAEETELANTRRKALQKTVAAEVNQQLERLDLSTTGVIVLADRQWPGGVLGLVASQIAQDYGRPTLLLTQSGSLLRGSARSVRGINLYELLKSQQHLITGFGGHPFAAGLSLPVENLSLFREAINQQFRQSYPDSHYLRSQLEIDVTVTVAQLGKALFRELRLLEPCGMGNPVPKLRLNHCTFQKVWNKNMQDAKGNKVQYLKTTFLLLDDTVTEGFPGIWWGHNKDEIPVDQACDVVVELDFNAYHDRYEVRLMDLRLSQNPDSSTLPTAPALLDWRQDHSNLNYSTNMHILEHCPRDWPELQRVYRTAQSQADLKGKTNEQVLALAYQVPEQSPEQILDQLIGLAKVLSQQQGKISLESFQQRLGLSEANCRRGLVLLQSLGFPWQEQQGLLQFFAPTVPSDVSQIPFFLAAIAEELFQRQYFAHAPINTLQELLQNSLNLDLTT
- the lhgO gene encoding L-2-hydroxyglutarate oxidase, which encodes MPYDFAIIGGGIVGLSTGLFLGQRFPNAKIIILEKESRLAYHQTGHNSGVIHSGIYYKPGSFKATFTKSGNQSMVDFCQTQAIPYDVCGKVIVATQQKELPLLENLYQRGLQNGLPVKKLSAAAVKEREPHVRCLAGILVPTAGITNYQKVCQKYGELIQAQGGEIFLNTQVTGIIRQAQGDANFILETHQNPVAANFVINCAGLQSDRVAQLAGENPDAKIVPFRGEYYELKPEKRYLVKNLIYPVPNPDFPFLGVHFTRMIDGSIHAGPNAVLSLKREGYQKTDFDWRDFSDVITYPGFWTLASRHWQEGLQEIIRSFSKAAFVHSLQQLIPEVTADDIIPNPAGIRAQALKKNGQLVEDFLIIEGEKMLQVCNAPSPAATASLEIGKAIAEKVARLN
- a CDS encoding lipid kinase, coding for MTRRALLLINRHARRGKQAFAQAIDLLDDLDFELITVPVKAAKSSADFINHYADSIDLVIVGGGDGTLNSVVNSLVEHHLPLGILPLGTANDLARTLNIPNAIAEACQVIAQGHRKAIDLGQVNDNYFFNVASLGISVEITQKLTRGAKRRWGILAYALTALQVLTQMRPFHATIQANGQTVTVKTIQIAVGNGRYYGGGMAIAADATIDDQRLDLYSLELRHWWQIFHLLLHLPQGRQQLLPWVRTLQAERLEITTRRSRKINTDGELITHTPANFAVIPKVLEVFVPAHFADSL
- a CDS encoding AAA family ATPase codes for the protein MQITDDLNQLLDILPLAIRTILQQHPQRDRLIEVVMDLGRLPEARFPKKAIYLGETPISMDDLQYSIERVGLFSGDNRAGIERTLHRISAIRNRTDKIIGLTCRVGRAVFGTIAMIRDLVETGNSILLLGRPGVGKTTALREIARVLADDLHKRVVIIDTSNEIAGDGDIPHPAIGRARRMQVARPELQHQVMIEAVENHMPEVIVIDEIGTELEALAARTIAERGVQLVGTAHGNRLENLIKNPTLSDLVGGIQAVTLGDEEARRRGSQKTVLERKAPPTFAIAVEMLERQRWVVHPEVAQTIDMLLRGKEPSLQVRTVDEQGQVEITQETPQTPSPQTVIPTQTLQSVPRPTGWRASGRMVPLSPLSDSLNQPEFEQLLEQSWPQPEPVNELRPMSALSGEDAPVYVYPYGISRSQIEQVIEVLNLPIILTKELQNADAVIALRSQVKTHSKLRQVAKGRHIPIYGIKSNTIPQISRILQRILGMDDTNTSESTDLRLFSRSGSDDELEALEEARLAVEQIVIPTGQPVELLPRSGKVRKMQHELVEHYRLHSDSFGEEPNRRLRIYPA
- a CDS encoding ComEA family DNA-binding protein encodes the protein MINLRRQSLKRRILNDPFYRFQSLEEVAIAVELGIKIEVNQAKVDEWLRLPGISIHQARNLVELNGMGMQFCSVADLAAALNIPLQRLQPLTGILSFSFYDPESLLAPQRLNINQATLEQLIKIPFIDLGLAEGLLLERERHGQFQNLVDFQRRLGLPMETTVQLMHYLQF